One window of Fusobacterium polymorphum genomic DNA carries:
- a CDS encoding vWA domain-containing protein, with the protein MKNTKKITILLLILASLFLIACGKDEKKDDTENKAGDNVEANVSTNLSEEELQIAKGVNGDLPDPVYTYEAIVDEAGGLYQSPDARENNYLKKHDIWKENVQRELKKIEPALSEDASEEEIQHLFKQLLYIAGYDYTPFETIDRFSYVIFKNDMENPFTHEKIEENMNVNVEIVLDASGSMVKKIGDKTMMEIAKESIKQVLSEMPANAKVGIRVFGHKGDNTASKKDESCGANELIYPIGDLNVEGIEKALEPIQPTGWTSIAKSIEYGVEDLKALDGEKTLNILYIITDGIETCGGNPVEIAKQLKGENTNIVLGIIGFNVDANQNRLLKQIADAAGGYYSSVNDADKLTGELYRINELAFSDYKWEVLNDNLITRVKGMHNEILTFNKIAYGNKGISEKVDLSTAILYGGISKSDPKFAGLYVSLGKVSKRLSELSEERKNKIDAIFEEEYNKIKKESDEYIAYLESRKGEMVAYVPSTSRVSPRSAYYTGTSNKGGTREDAKKDAEKIKEEKEAAKQ; encoded by the coding sequence ATGAAAAACACAAAAAAAATTACTATATTACTACTTATCTTAGCTAGTTTATTTTTAATAGCTTGTGGAAAAGATGAAAAAAAAGATGATACAGAAAATAAAGCAGGAGATAATGTAGAGGCAAATGTTTCCACTAATCTTTCAGAAGAAGAGTTACAAATAGCAAAAGGTGTCAATGGTGATTTACCAGATCCTGTATATACTTATGAAGCAATAGTTGATGAAGCAGGAGGCTTATATCAATCACCAGATGCAAGGGAAAATAATTATTTAAAAAAACATGATATATGGAAAGAGAATGTTCAAAGGGAATTGAAAAAAATAGAACCGGCATTGAGTGAAGATGCTTCTGAAGAAGAAATTCAACATCTATTTAAACAACTTTTGTATATTGCAGGTTATGACTACACACCATTTGAAACAATAGATAGATTTTCTTATGTGATTTTTAAAAATGATATGGAAAATCCATTTACTCATGAAAAAATTGAAGAAAATATGAATGTAAATGTAGAAATAGTTTTAGATGCATCAGGTTCAATGGTAAAGAAAATTGGAGATAAAACAATGATGGAAATTGCAAAAGAATCTATCAAACAAGTTTTATCAGAAATGCCAGCCAATGCAAAAGTGGGAATAAGAGTATTTGGTCATAAAGGAGATAATACAGCTTCTAAAAAAGATGAATCATGTGGAGCAAATGAACTAATTTATCCAATTGGAGATTTGAATGTAGAAGGAATAGAAAAAGCCTTAGAACCTATACAACCAACAGGATGGACTTCAATTGCAAAGTCAATTGAATATGGAGTTGAAGATTTAAAAGCCTTAGATGGAGAAAAAACACTAAATATTTTATATATAATTACAGATGGAATAGAAACTTGTGGTGGAAATCCAGTTGAAATAGCAAAACAATTAAAAGGAGAAAATACAAATATTGTTTTAGGAATAATTGGTTTTAATGTAGATGCAAACCAAAATAGATTACTAAAACAAATTGCTGATGCAGCGGGTGGTTACTATTCATCAGTAAATGATGCAGATAAACTTACAGGAGAACTATATAGAATAAATGAACTGGCTTTCTCAGATTATAAATGGGAAGTCTTAAATGATAATTTGATAACTAGGGTTAAAGGAATGCATAACGAAATTCTTACATTTAATAAGATAGCTTATGGAAACAAAGGAATTTCAGAAAAAGTAGATTTATCAACTGCTATTCTATATGGAGGTATTTCAAAAAGTGATCCTAAGTTTGCTGGATTATATGTATCGCTTGGAAAAGTATCAAAAAGACTTAGTGAATTAAGCGAAGAAAGAAAAAATAAAATAGATGCTATATTTGAAGAAGAATACAATAAAATAAAAAAAGAATCTGATGAATATATTGCTTATTTAGAAAGTAGAAAAGGTGAAATGGTTGCCTATGTGCCATCAACAAGTAGAGTAAGTCCTCGTAGTGCATATTATACTGGAACATCTAATAAGGGTGGAACAAGAGAAGATGCTAAAAAAGATGCTGAAAAAATAAAAGAAGAAAAAGAAGCGGCTAAACAATAG
- the recQ gene encoding DNA helicase RecQ: protein MKSEALKILKEYYGYDNFREGQEKIIDAILEKRNVLGIMTTGAGKSICYQIPALIFEGLTIIISPLISLMKDQVDSLRLIGIEASYLNSTLDNDEYNKILFKIKRGKIKLLYISPERLENKFFLNFIKTVKISMVVVDEAHCVSQWGENFRRSYLRIADFVKYITGESQIQTLAFTATATPKIKVDIIEKLNIANPFIYVDYFNRDNIYFKVVDNSGLDKDLDIDSKPFIIDYLRKHKGKSGIIYCSTRKNVDDIYSYLVGFDRSVTKYHGRMSKEERDKNQKLFLDDDVEIMVATNAFGMGINKSNIRYVIHANIPADLESYYQEAGRAGRDGGPAEAILIYNEKDRDIQRYLMEKEAEGKKDKNYLNKRLKNFNKMLEYTELKTCYREYILKYFGEKMIRNYCGYCENCKKEKNIKDFSLEAKKIISGVGRAKESLGISTLANMLMGKADTKMLNKGLDKISTFGIMREDKQEWIESFINYMISEKYLVQSAGSFPVLKLGKKYKDILNGNIKVIRKEDEKIDFDYYENNLFKELNSLRKEISKKENIAPYIIFSDMTLIEMAEKKPRNRWDMLKIKGIGNQKFKSYGEKFLERINNYCMEERV from the coding sequence TTGAAATCAGAAGCACTCAAAATTTTAAAAGAATATTATGGTTATGATAATTTTAGAGAAGGACAAGAAAAAATAATAGATGCCATCTTAGAGAAAAGAAATGTTTTAGGAATAATGACAACAGGAGCTGGAAAATCTATCTGTTATCAAATACCTGCACTAATCTTTGAGGGGCTAACTATAATAATTTCTCCTCTAATATCTTTGATGAAAGACCAAGTAGATAGCCTAAGATTAATTGGAATAGAAGCAAGTTATTTAAACTCGACCTTAGATAATGATGAATATAATAAGATACTTTTTAAAATAAAAAGAGGAAAGATAAAGCTACTATATATCTCACCTGAAAGATTAGAAAATAAATTTTTCTTAAACTTTATAAAAACTGTAAAAATTTCTATGGTAGTAGTAGATGAAGCACATTGTGTATCCCAGTGGGGAGAGAATTTTAGAAGAAGCTATCTAAGGATAGCAGATTTTGTGAAATACATAACAGGAGAAAGCCAAATTCAAACTTTGGCTTTCACTGCTACTGCGACCCCAAAAATTAAAGTAGACATAATAGAAAAATTAAATATAGCTAATCCTTTTATCTATGTAGATTACTTCAACAGAGATAATATATATTTTAAAGTAGTTGATAATAGTGGACTTGATAAAGATTTAGATATAGATTCTAAGCCTTTTATAATAGATTATTTAAGAAAACATAAAGGAAAATCAGGTATAATTTACTGTTCAACTAGAAAAAATGTAGATGATATTTATAGCTATTTAGTAGGATTTGATAGAAGTGTTACAAAATACCATGGTAGAATGTCTAAGGAAGAAAGAGATAAAAATCAAAAATTATTCTTAGATGATGATGTTGAAATAATGGTAGCAACTAATGCCTTTGGTATGGGGATAAATAAATCTAATATAAGATATGTAATACATGCAAATATTCCAGCTGACTTAGAAAGTTATTATCAAGAAGCAGGTAGAGCAGGTAGAGATGGTGGCCCTGCTGAAGCTATCCTTATATATAATGAAAAAGATAGAGATATTCAAAGATACTTGATGGAGAAAGAAGCAGAAGGAAAAAAAGATAAGAATTATCTTAATAAAAGATTAAAAAATTTTAATAAAATGCTAGAATATACAGAATTAAAGACTTGTTACAGAGAATATATATTAAAATATTTTGGTGAAAAAATGATAAGAAACTATTGTGGGTATTGTGAGAATTGCAAAAAAGAAAAAAATATCAAAGATTTTTCACTGGAAGCAAAGAAAATTATTTCAGGTGTAGGAAGAGCAAAAGAAAGTTTAGGAATATCTACACTAGCTAATATGCTTATGGGAAAAGCAGATACAAAAATGTTAAATAAAGGACTTGACAAAATTTCTACATTTGGGATAATGAGAGAAGATAAACAAGAGTGGATAGAAAGTTTTATAAATTATATGATTTCTGAAAAATATTTAGTACAGAGTGCAGGAAGCTTTCCAGTTTTAAAACTTGGAAAAAAGTACAAAGATATTTTAAATGGAAATATAAAAGTGATAAGAAAAGAAGATGAAAAAATTGACTTTGATTATTATGAAAATAATTTATTTAAAGAACTAAATTCTCTCAGAAAGGAGATTTCAAAAAAAGAAAATATCGCACCTTATATTATTTTTTCTGATATGACTCTTATAGAGATGGCAGAAAAAAAACCAAGAAATAGGTGGGATATGTTAAAAATAAAAGGTATAGGAAATCAGAAATTTAAAAGTTATGGGGAAAAATTTTTAGAAAGAATTAATAACTATTGTATGGAGGAGAGAGTATGA
- a CDS encoding DUF4253 domain-containing protein, translating to MSNIEEFKKLYNFEFEEIKASDYKEIQKKYLALYKEGKEKGFTPVFLVLDDTLLEKFEIDMEDEDTNNIMDIVKSNLKKYKNINAVKFLEKFQGQNTDDLKENIDEYFSEIDYKFDDSEKYNLELSTLFDYDGNFKDDVILVKVPTTNPYEVLGYFGMGGYNECPFPAEQVAVAKYWYEKHGAVPAAITYDEIEFYVEKPVQTLEEAKKLAVEHYAFCYDIVDQCYGTFEKLVDGLYKNIQWYFWWD from the coding sequence ATGTCAAATATAGAAGAATTTAAAAAGCTATATAATTTTGAATTTGAAGAAATAAAAGCTAGTGATTATAAAGAGATTCAAAAAAAATATCTTGCTTTATATAAGGAAGGAAAAGAAAAAGGTTTTACTCCTGTATTTTTAGTTCTTGATGATACCTTATTAGAAAAATTTGAAATAGATATGGAAGATGAAGATACTAATAATATAATGGATATAGTAAAATCAAATCTTAAAAAATATAAAAATATAAATGCAGTTAAATTTTTAGAAAAATTTCAAGGACAAAATACAGATGATCTAAAAGAAAATATAGATGAATACTTTTCAGAAATTGATTATAAATTTGATGACAGTGAAAAATACAATTTAGAACTTTCAACTTTATTTGATTATGATGGGAATTTTAAAGATGATGTTATTTTAGTGAAAGTTCCTACAACAAATCCCTATGAAGTTTTAGGCTATTTTGGAATGGGTGGTTATAATGAATGTCCTTTTCCAGCAGAACAAGTAGCGGTTGCTAAATATTGGTATGAAAAGCATGGAGCAGTACCAGCAGCTATAACTTATGATGAAATAGAATTCTATGTTGAAAAGCCTGTTCAAACTTTAGAAGAAGCTAAAAAATTAGCAGTAGAACATTATGCTTTTTGTTATGATATAGTTGATCAATGTTATGGAACATTTGAAAAATTAGTAGATGGTTTATATAAAAATATACAATGGTATTTTTGGTGGGATTAA